One window from the genome of Pelodictyon luteolum DSM 273 encodes:
- the bchZ gene encoding chlorophyllide a reductase subunit Z, producing MGKTIRDESTASAYWAAVNTFCPLSDIHVIADAPVGCYNLVGVAVMDYTDAIPYLENFTPTSLTEKEIASSGTTEVVRDTIEKLRGNGRQLILVSSAESEMIGSDHEHMLQMHFPEVRFFPSDSLGENEWQGRDRALLWLHSQFDDAKPAIIEPGTVSIIGPTYGCFNSPSDLAELKRLIAGTGGRLQHVFPFESSLRDISDLKNSDVIIVMYREFGLALAEALQRPVLYAPMGLDDTATFIMELGRHIQKEQQAAAFLLEEKRTILRPLWDLWRGPQAEWFPTVRFGVAAARTYAEGLERFLGREMGMQCMFSLDSAVADNTSLRQEIAANQPQFFFGRIIDKIYLAELDAKTRFIPAGFPGPIVRRALGTPFMGHSGAVYILQEIINALYDMLFNFLPINRVAASGEAPAPEIPWSPEAGELLDRIVAKAPFISQISLGRELRKKAEALAAKQGKETVTPDIIQLLH from the coding sequence ATGGGAAAGACCATTCGTGACGAATCAACCGCAAGCGCCTACTGGGCAGCCGTCAACACTTTCTGCCCGCTCAGCGACATACACGTCATCGCCGATGCGCCGGTAGGGTGCTACAATCTGGTCGGCGTGGCGGTCATGGACTACACTGACGCGATCCCCTACCTGGAAAACTTCACCCCGACAAGCCTCACCGAAAAAGAGATCGCATCGTCAGGCACCACTGAAGTTGTTCGGGATACCATTGAAAAGCTTCGGGGCAACGGGCGGCAACTCATCCTCGTCTCAAGCGCCGAAAGCGAAATGATCGGCAGCGACCACGAGCATATGCTCCAGATGCACTTCCCCGAGGTCCGGTTCTTCCCTTCCGACTCGCTCGGCGAGAACGAGTGGCAGGGGCGGGACAGGGCCCTCCTCTGGCTCCACAGCCAGTTCGACGACGCTAAACCCGCGATAATCGAGCCTGGAACCGTCAGCATCATCGGCCCCACCTACGGCTGCTTCAACAGCCCCTCCGACCTCGCCGAACTCAAACGACTCATTGCCGGAACGGGCGGCCGCCTGCAGCATGTCTTTCCGTTTGAAAGCTCTCTTCGAGACATTTCGGATCTGAAAAACTCCGACGTCATCATCGTCATGTACCGGGAATTCGGGCTTGCCCTTGCTGAAGCGCTCCAGCGGCCGGTACTCTATGCTCCGATGGGCCTTGACGACACCGCCACATTCATCATGGAGCTCGGGCGCCATATCCAGAAAGAACAGCAAGCCGCGGCCTTCCTGCTCGAAGAAAAACGCACCATCCTCAGACCGCTCTGGGACCTCTGGCGCGGCCCCCAGGCGGAGTGGTTCCCCACCGTGCGTTTCGGAGTGGCCGCCGCCCGGACTTATGCGGAAGGACTCGAGCGGTTCCTCGGTCGGGAAATGGGGATGCAGTGCATGTTCAGCCTTGACTCCGCCGTTGCCGACAACACATCACTTCGACAGGAGATTGCAGCAAATCAGCCGCAGTTCTTCTTTGGCAGGATCATCGACAAGATCTATCTGGCCGAACTGGACGCAAAAACCCGGTTCATCCCTGCTGGCTTTCCGGGACCCATCGTCCGCCGCGCCCTCGGAACACCCTTCATGGGCCACAGTGGAGCAGTGTATATCCTGCAGGAGATCATTAACGCACTCTATGACATGCTCTTCAACTTCCTGCCAATCAACCGTGTCGCTGCATCGGGCGAAGCCCCCGCACCGGAAATCCCCTGGAGCCCGGAGGCCGGTGAACTCCTCGACCGGATAGTCGCAAAAGCACCCTTCATCAGCCAGATCTCCTTAGGCCGCGAGCTGAGAAAAAAAGCCGAAGCACTTGCCGCAAAACAGGGAAAAGAGACGGTCACCCCCGACATCATACAGCTCCTGCACTAA
- a CDS encoding glycoside hydrolase family 3 protein, with translation MQPEQPRLPARWLIALIVLSALAGGSLHAEPALPPWHAEAVFREVDSGIDAALQAMSLEEKVGQMLMADSPGAYTEKDDPARMKLDRLVSEGKVGGIMFLKGSMFSAAMLANHFQSIAPNPLLISADMERGLAMRLEGATRFPSAMAVSAAGSSELSGKMGEAIALEAKAAGLQWNFAPSADLNSNPLNPVINTRSYGDTSEGASRMADALIEGMQSKGLLATAKHFPGHGDVTVDSHFALPVLEADSLRLEEYELKPFRSAIRCGVMAVMTGHLAVPKLTGTMDPASISAPIVTGLLRKRLGFKGLIVTDALNMKALYDGHNVEEISVRAVAAGNDVLLFSPDPERSFHAIVNAVRDSVISEARIDESVRRILQAKRWAGLRPKSLVDLNRVPEMASPARHIELAEAIAARSVTFTGKDRHIIPFRIKKAGPSMLHIILQDRTDPDVGSAFMAGIDSTWKSHHLRITPDTDPEKFIEAERLAETAPAIVIAAYITAPSKLTAPQLAFIHSIQKLSRGKRPVVFVAFGSPYMLRSFPGLENCICTYDAEKTSEQNALKVLTGRLEPKGKLPVVLRMDAPGDITTP, from the coding sequence ATGCAACCCGAACAGCCCCGTCTCCCTGCCCGCTGGCTTATAGCCCTCATCGTTCTCTCGGCGCTTGCGGGCGGAAGTCTCCATGCGGAACCTGCCCTGCCGCCCTGGCATGCCGAAGCCGTCTTCCGAGAAGTAGACTCCGGCATCGATGCGGCCCTTCAGGCGATGAGCCTTGAAGAAAAGGTCGGCCAGATGCTCATGGCCGACAGCCCCGGCGCCTATACGGAAAAAGACGACCCTGCCCGCATGAAACTTGACCGGCTTGTCTCGGAAGGAAAGGTCGGCGGCATCATGTTCCTCAAAGGCAGTATGTTCAGCGCCGCCATGCTGGCCAACCACTTCCAGTCCATCGCCCCAAACCCGCTTCTCATCAGCGCCGACATGGAACGAGGCCTGGCCATGCGCCTTGAAGGCGCCACCCGGTTCCCATCCGCCATGGCGGTATCTGCGGCAGGCAGCAGCGAACTCTCAGGCAAGATGGGGGAAGCCATTGCTCTTGAGGCCAAAGCCGCCGGTCTGCAATGGAACTTCGCTCCGAGCGCGGACTTGAACAGCAACCCCCTGAACCCGGTCATCAACACCCGCTCTTACGGCGATACCTCCGAGGGCGCTTCACGAATGGCCGATGCCCTCATCGAAGGAATGCAGTCAAAGGGGCTTCTTGCCACAGCAAAACACTTCCCCGGCCATGGCGATGTGACGGTCGACAGCCACTTCGCCCTTCCCGTACTCGAAGCCGACAGCCTCAGGCTTGAGGAATACGAGCTCAAACCATTCCGTTCCGCCATCCGCTGCGGCGTCATGGCGGTAATGACCGGTCATCTCGCCGTTCCGAAACTGACCGGTACCATGGATCCGGCATCGATCTCCGCCCCCATCGTGACTGGACTCCTGCGAAAAAGGCTGGGCTTCAAGGGACTCATCGTCACTGATGCGTTAAACATGAAGGCCCTCTATGACGGACATAACGTCGAAGAGATTTCTGTCCGGGCCGTAGCTGCGGGCAACGATGTCCTGCTCTTCTCGCCCGATCCCGAGCGATCGTTCCATGCCATTGTGAATGCCGTTCGGGATAGTGTCATCAGTGAAGCACGCATTGATGAATCGGTGCGCAGGATCCTGCAGGCAAAGCGCTGGGCGGGCCTCCGGCCCAAGAGCCTTGTCGACCTGAACCGGGTACCCGAAATGGCTTCACCTGCCCGGCACATCGAACTGGCGGAAGCAATTGCCGCCCGCTCCGTCACATTCACCGGAAAAGATCGCCATATCATCCCTTTCCGCATAAAAAAGGCCGGACCGTCCATGCTTCATATCATTCTGCAGGACCGCACAGATCCGGATGTCGGCAGTGCGTTCATGGCGGGAATTGACAGCACCTGGAAATCGCACCACCTCCGGATAACACCCGACACCGACCCGGAAAAGTTCATCGAGGCAGAACGCCTCGCCGAAACCGCTCCGGCAATCGTCATTGCGGCCTACATTACGGCCCCCTCAAAGCTCACCGCCCCTCAGCTGGCATTCATCCATTCGATCCAGAAACTCTCCCGGGGAAAACGGCCTGTCGTCTTTGTGGCGTTCGGCTCTCCCTACATGCTCCGGAGCTTCCCCGGGCTGGAAAACTGCATCTGCACCTACGATGCTGAAAAAACCAGTGAACAAAACGCCCTCAAGGTGCTTACCGGCCGGCTGGAACCAAAAGGAAAACTGCCCGTCGTGCTTCGGATGGATGCACCCGGGGACATCACCACACCATAA
- a CDS encoding HNH endonuclease: MTRSKVLVLNSSYEPLSICDPQKAILLLFGGKAVPVTHHPERFICTVSKSYPMPSIVRLTVFVRVPYKRIMLNRKNIIRRDRFQCQYCGRTDQQLTIDHITPRSRGGEDSWENLITACRKCNAKKGSRTPKEAGMPLMKQAERPNHLMFMQLLTASASEDWKPYLYMS; the protein is encoded by the coding sequence ATGACCCGATCGAAAGTCCTGGTGCTGAACAGCAGCTATGAGCCCCTGAGCATCTGCGATCCCCAGAAAGCCATCCTCCTCCTCTTCGGCGGCAAAGCCGTCCCGGTCACCCATCACCCTGAACGCTTCATCTGCACTGTCAGCAAAAGCTACCCCATGCCGAGCATCGTCCGCCTCACGGTCTTTGTCCGCGTCCCCTACAAGCGCATCATGCTGAACCGCAAGAACATCATCCGCCGCGACCGCTTCCAGTGCCAGTACTGCGGCAGGACCGACCAGCAGCTCACCATAGACCACATTACCCCCCGTTCCCGTGGCGGCGAGGATTCATGGGAAAACCTCATTACCGCCTGCAGAAAATGCAATGCAAAGAAAGGGAGCCGCACCCCGAAAGAGGCCGGCATGCCCCTCATGAAGCAGGCCGAACGCCCCAATCACCTCATGTTCATGCAGCTGCTCACCGCTTCAGCTTCCGAAGACTGGAAACCCTACCTCTACATGAGCTGA
- the gcvPB gene encoding aminomethyl-transferring glycine dehydrogenase subunit GcvPB: protein MKEKLIFDFSASGRKGYSFSGKDMPGAAPGSFLPSKFLRKEPAMLPEVPESEVVRHFIRLSNMNYHVDKNMYPLGSCTMKYNPKINDYTCDLPGFSALHPLQPEETAGGALQLMYELSLMLAEIAGMKAVTLQPAAGAHGELTGILLIKKYHESRGSKRSTLLVVDSAHGTNPASAALAGYRIVSVKSNEIGRTDLQDLEAKLDGEVAALMLTNPNTIGLFEKEIVRISEMVHRNGSLLYMDGANMNALLGIARPGDMGFDVVHYNLHKTFSAPHGGGGPGSGPVGVSEKLVEFLPVPVVEKTEGADGPVYRLVSDRPESIGRMMNFYGNFAVLVRAYTYIRMLGAEGLKRVSENAIINANYLLSRLTGAYELPFPKQVLHEFCLSGDRQKKSHGVKTLDIAKRLLDYGFHAPTIYFPLIVSEALMIEPTETESRETLDLFADALLQIADEAEKSPETVKGAPVTTPVSRLDEAMASRQLNICCI from the coding sequence ATGAAAGAAAAACTGATTTTCGATTTTTCGGCAAGCGGCCGCAAAGGCTACAGCTTCTCCGGAAAAGACATGCCCGGGGCAGCACCAGGGAGCTTCCTGCCCTCCAAGTTCCTGCGAAAGGAGCCTGCCATGCTTCCGGAGGTTCCCGAAAGCGAAGTGGTGCGCCACTTCATCCGCTTGTCGAACATGAACTACCATGTCGACAAGAACATGTACCCGTTAGGAAGCTGTACGATGAAGTACAACCCGAAAATCAACGATTATACCTGCGACCTTCCGGGCTTCAGCGCCCTGCACCCGCTCCAGCCGGAGGAAACTGCCGGCGGTGCGCTCCAGCTGATGTACGAGCTCTCCCTTATGCTTGCTGAAATCGCAGGCATGAAGGCCGTCACCCTCCAGCCCGCCGCCGGTGCCCACGGAGAGCTGACCGGCATTCTTCTCATCAAGAAATACCATGAGTCGCGGGGCTCGAAACGCTCCACACTTCTCGTTGTCGATTCCGCCCACGGGACCAACCCTGCATCTGCAGCCCTCGCGGGATACCGGATCGTCTCGGTGAAAAGCAACGAGATCGGACGCACCGACCTTCAGGACCTTGAAGCAAAGCTTGACGGTGAGGTTGCCGCGCTGATGCTCACCAACCCGAACACCATCGGCCTCTTTGAAAAGGAGATTGTCAGGATATCTGAAATGGTGCATAGGAACGGCAGTCTTCTCTACATGGACGGCGCCAACATGAACGCCCTGCTCGGCATTGCCCGCCCCGGCGACATGGGCTTCGATGTAGTCCACTACAACCTCCATAAGACTTTTTCGGCACCCCACGGAGGAGGCGGACCCGGCAGCGGACCGGTCGGAGTCTCGGAAAAGCTTGTTGAGTTCCTCCCCGTTCCCGTCGTCGAAAAGACGGAGGGCGCCGACGGCCCCGTCTACCGGCTCGTTTCGGACCGTCCGGAAAGCATCGGCAGGATGATGAATTTCTACGGAAACTTCGCTGTTCTGGTGCGGGCCTACACCTACATCCGGATGCTTGGCGCAGAAGGGCTCAAACGAGTGTCGGAAAACGCCATCATAAACGCCAACTACCTGCTCAGCCGCCTCACCGGAGCCTATGAACTCCCCTTCCCGAAACAGGTGCTGCACGAGTTCTGTCTTTCAGGAGACAGGCAGAAGAAATCGCACGGGGTCAAGACGCTCGACATCGCAAAACGGCTGCTCGACTACGGGTTCCATGCACCGACCATCTACTTCCCGCTCATCGTCAGCGAAGCACTCATGATCGAGCCGACGGAAACGGAATCCAGGGAGACGCTTGATCTCTTCGCCGATGCGCTCCTGCAAATTGCCGATGAGGCGGAAAAGAGCCCTGAGACAGTCAAGGGAGCTCCAGTGACCACCCCGGTCTCACGGCTTGACGAAGCCATGGCGTCGCGCCAGCTCAATATCTGCTGTATCTAG